ctcactaccctctggagagccttacggttgagggcggtgcagttgccataccaggcggtgatacagcccgccaggatgctctcgattgtgcatctgtagaagtttgtgagtgcttttggtgacaagccgaatttcttcagcctcctgaggttgaagaggcgctgctgcgccttcctcacgatgctgtctgtgtgagtggaccaattcagtttgtctgtgatgtgtacgccgaggaacttaaaacttgctaccctctccactactgttccatcgatgtggatgggggggtgttccctctgctgtttcctgaagtccacaatcatctccttagttttgttgacgttgagtgtgaggttattttcctgacaccacactccgagggccctcacctcctccctgtaggccgtctcgtcgttgttggtaatcaagcctaccactgttgtgtcgtccgcaaactatATGATGAGCAATGGGTTTTACCCCTATCACTTAAGGGTCAAATGGCCTGGAGTATGTGTTGCTTCCTCAAAAACGCCTTTAAAATTCTgaaacacactgtgtgtgtgtgtgtgtgttaagacatACTTACTCTGAGTAGCATCGGAGTAGTGGAACACTGAATTACATTGGTGTGTGCATTTTTTTGGAAAAGGTCTGAGGCTAGGTGTGCTTTCCAAAGTCCACCAGGAGATCATCCCTGGTGTTGTGGCTGTTGATCTAAAGAGCTTACTGTCCTTACACGAGCTGACCTTGTGTACTGCCAAGTCTCAGATCTAGACTCATCACAGCTTTGCAGGCCCTTTTTTTTGTCAAGAGTGGAAAATGCACAGTACACCTCTGTGGCTGTCCATAGGGGGTTACAACAACACTCCTGGTGACAGAGGAGAACTAAACAGGCAAGACAAAATGGTGGTTGATTCAGAGAGCCCGTTTCTATGTAAGGCAGCCTTAGGGGTCTGGACTGAAGCAGTCGGTAAACTCTCAATGAGATTCATCCTTTACAAACAATTTAAAAAAGGAGTTGTACGGTACAATCTTGTCCACTTTTTTGAGGCATTTTGGACCTCTATGCTGCCATTTGATGTAGTATTGAAATATTGTTCAAAGTTAAATCTATTCAGTCGGGTTCACATCTGGTTGTGTTGTTTAAGGGCTTAACATTCAGTGCAGTGGGTATTTCACCATAGGCTACTATACTATGTGGAAAGGTGAGTGACCCCATGGTCACCAGCTCTCTGATGACTCGCCATATTACCCAGTTGACACCATAAATGTTTATGGTGTAGTTATGGTAGTGCTGTACCAAAAAGTGTCATGAGAGATGGGTGGAGATGGTGACTGTGTGTATTTAAAGAGGGACAGGTTGTCACTCAGTACCTTATGCTTCCCTGCTTGCCTTCGCTCACCTCTCCTCAACCCATCAACTCTCCGTACACCATGGCCTTCGTTGGAAAGTGGGAAACTGAGACCCAGGAGGGATACGAAGAATTCTGCAAGCTCGTTGGTGAGGCATTTACTCAAGCTTACTAGCCTAGAGCctataaaaaaaaactgtttgtttTGACATCTTGAATTAACTTGGATTATGCATTGTATTGAAAGGGATGTATTCACATTCATTGGTGATTAGCAGTGTCAGTATGGAAAAATGACAGTGCTCAATCTGTACTCACACTTATGATAGTATGTGATTCAAAACACACACGATTCAAAATAGCCTCATTACCCCAAGTCTAACTATATATTTTCTTGTAATCCAAGGCATCCCTGATGACGTCATTGAGAAGGGTCGCGACTACAAACTCATCACTGAGGTGGTGCAGAACGGCAATGAGTTCTCATGGTCCCAGCTCTATCCCACAAACAAGAGCGTCACCAACAAGTTTGTGATTGACCAGGAATGTGACATGGAGACCATCGGGGGGAAAAAGTTCAAGGTAAACATCTCTAGATCAGAAATTATGGAGTTTTGTGCCCGTTGTGTACACTGCTGTACTATTTCCCACTCAAGTCTCATATAGTCAATATAGTCAGTAGTCAGGGTCAATAGCCGTAGAGATGACATTCAGACAAGAGAGACAGTTATAATGTGTATATTGACATTCAAATTCACATGAAATCTGGAAGCGAGTTTGTCTAATGTTTTGGAGGGTTTGAATAGCAAAGCGAAgatcaggtagcctagcagttaagcatgttgggacagtaactgaaaggttgctggtttgactccccgagctgactaggtgaaaaaataTGTTggtgtgctcttgagcaaggcacttaaccctaattgcttctgtgagttactctggataagagcgtctgctaaacgtCAAAATAAATCTATGTCTAGGGGAACTTGGATGCATgtattatatcaaatcaaatcaaaagtatttatatagcccttcatacatcagctgataactcaaagtgctgtacagaataaccagcctaaaaccccaaacagcaagcaatgcaggtgtagaagcacgacaTGATCTATGACATCTAGATCAAACAAACTGAGGTTGTTTGTTGAATAAATGACCGTATGAATAAAAAGCATTTTTGTGTCAGGCCACTGTTACAATGGAGGGGGGCAAGCTGAGCACGAAATTCCCCAAATACCACCACACATCTGAAATCAGCGGAGGAAAACTGATTGAGGTAAAAGTGTCACTTTGGCAGAAGATGGTGTATATTAGGAGAGATGATAAATAAGTTTGGGCAGTTCCAAGTGATGTTTAACATCTTTTCTCCCCTGTTTAGACCTCTACAGTGGGCTCGGTCGTGTTGAAAAGAACCAGCAAGAAGATCTAGAGATATTGTGACGGTGTTATTAACGACAACTCTAATTGAATAATGAGTCAATAAACAGAGACTGCACTGGCCAACTTGTTGCCTTTGTCTTAATGTCTTTCTTACGCTTGATGACATTTGCCATGTATAATGGGCACGGGAAAAACCTCAGTCTTGCCAAATGTCACTACGTTTATCCTGGGACAACCACTGGGGGGACAATCTATCTTTAAACACAATACAAAATATACAGTAGTAGTAACTTCAGACTATTTGAAAGGTTGAAATAAGTCTTTATCAAGATTTGCTAGAAATGTTCAAACCCTATAACATCAAGAATAAACAGTGTGCAGAACAGAATGTGGAAACGAGTTTGATTCTCATTCCACTATGACAGATGTACATTGTTGAGTTCTAGTATTAAACATTAACAAGCAATCAATAGGTTTGTGCCTCATTCTTATTTAGCCGTTAAGCTCTCTGGGATAGACACAATAAAAGGCTAGGCAGAGAAGAGGATGTCTCGGGTGAGTGAGTGCCCCTGGGTAAGCTGAGGACTATGTTAGCCAACCCCTCCCCCACCCTGCTTTGTAAACAAAGCTAGTGAGAATGATCCATTACCCAACCCCCCTTGCCCACCCCAGCGTCCCCACTTCAGTACCCCCTACCAAGCTGTCCAAAGAAGGGCGTTACTATAACCTCTCACTCACTTTCCTATTATCAGTAATCAACTGAAATTAGAAGACTCttattttatatttaacctttatttaactaggtaagtcagttaagaacaaattgttattttacaACTACTCCGATCCAAAAACGaatccggacgatgctgggccaattgtgcactgccttatgggactcccaatcactgctggttgtgatacagcctggaatcgaactagggtctgtagtaaagcctcgagcactgagatgcagtgccttagaccactgcgccactcgggatcccCCCAAGCATGGAAACGGTGGTGAATGAATACAGGCCACAAAGGATgatgttgcaaatgagaacttgttctcaactagcctacctggttaaataaaggtgaaataaaaaaaatttaaaaaaactctCAGAAAGGCTATGAAAATTACCAGGGAAAAACAGCTGCCTTTATCGTATATCGGTCTTTCGTCGTACAACCGACAGGCAAAGTCTGTGCATTGTTCCTGAATTTAATTCCTGTTGGAGTTTAACCAAAACTCCACTAAAAAGACCCTTGAACTGACTATCTCTATACACAGGACATCCTGTGCATAGCTTCTACTTCCTCATTGTGTCTTTCTGTTGTGGTTTATATCTCAAGAGACTAACATGTTTTCATAATTCTTCATCTGCAATGATTCTTCACACATAGTTTCTTCTTTACCCTTAATCACATTGGTCTTTTCATTGCGAGATACAAATCCCTGTTACGCCAACAGTATCGATAGTCTCCAGTGTTTTGACTTCATTTGTTCAGTGGCAAAGAGAGGGTAAACATAAAGGACAGGAATCTCCTCCATTGTCTTGAGGTCTGTAGAGGACGGGAGGGAGCGTCAGGAGAGACCGGGGTGAGGTTACTGATCTAGAGGGTGGAGCTAATTGGTAGagccccctcctctcacccccatCGAAGACCTTTTCATGTGCAATGAGTTGAGACATTCATATTAAACTATTCCCCTTGGGGTATGCTAATCGACTTCAGAGAGGCTTGCGATACCTCTAGCTACGGATATTCTCGACAAAGAATAAAAACAAAGGGTGGAGGAACGATACTGCCAGACTGGATTTATTTTGGGGTTTTATTTGCACCTCATTTGACAGAGTAAACACTTTTTTGATTCCCTTCCCCAATGTGCTTCTCCTGCACATAGCTGTAATCATTGTACCATCGAGGTAGATGTAGTCGGTCCACTTGGATTTCAAGTGTTGATGCTACTAGATGGTTGCAATGTACAACCTTTTCATTTAAAAGTAAAGAAATCCACTGTCTTCAAGCAGTTAAAAACACAAGTACTAATAAACATTAACGGAAAATAAAATAACCTTTAAAACATTAGATGGCAGTGTGATTGAAAGTAGTCTTATCTCAAATGACCAACCGTTAGGCTACAGATCACACAAGATACAGTACATTGGTCTTTGATGGTGCATTGAACTCCTCATCTATTCTAACAaaacacagttttttttttttaaacacaagattttaaaaaatgaacatcAAATATAAATGTACAAACATTTGGTCCAATGATAAAACAAGGGTTGCACTATATATTGAGGTAGGACAAAGTTAAGGTACGCAGAAGAATGGTTTTGTTATCCGAGACCCACTAAACTAGAGGCCTGTGGGTCCTTCGTGCCATTTGTCAACAGTAGTGGAAGCAGACAGACATTGTGGTCAGGATGTGATCAGTGGAAAATATTTAATACTCTATAAAAACAAAAACGGCTCACCCCATCAAGCCTGGGACACGGACACTGGACCCACGTGTCCTTGGCTAAATGGTAACAGCATGTCTGGCCTGCCTGGACGTCACTAAATGACAGCGTCATGACTCACCATACAAACGTCGCGTTCACATGCTAGTCGGGATTAGGAAACTCTGACATTTCccacttgctaactggttgtagttatacacgtgcAGAAATGTCAAGAGTTCCCTAATTCCGACTAACATGTGAACACGGCAATATTCCATGTAAGCATCAAAGAAAAAAGTCACTTTGTTATTTTACTTCTGTTCCTCAATTGTCTGAGATATTCCTACTGACATTCAATGGGTCGTATCCAAGGTAACCAATAATCACAAAACATCTTATGGTCAACTATATTTTTACTCATTTTATAGGATCTCATGTTTGGTGGCAACTCCATCCATCTGACCCAGCAAGGTCAATTTTACAGCAGGTTTGTTGTAATAACACGACAACCCTGGAGAGTGACCGAGGTAGGACATCAGTAGTTGTATGtgctaatcaaagtttattggtcacattcacacaGATCTGTAGATGTTATCGTGGATGCAGCGTgatgcttgtgtttctatctccaacagagcagtaataCAGAACATAGATGATGGATGCTACAAGATATCCTGTGCAGCAACATTTTCATGGCTTCATTAACTGCTCAAGGTGTTTGTGACAATGAGAGCAGCAGAAGCCGTTCCAGAGAGGGCTGTGTGACTGGCATGCGTTTCAGTCAAAGACACACATATTAAATGGTACCAGTCAGAAGAATTTACATGACAACTGAGGAGAAAGCGTGGCTTCGCCCCCCCCGGAGACTAGCTAGTAAAGTATTACTTCCTCCCCTGTGGTTTGATTTGCTGAGAGGACAGATGTGTCTGTTCCTCTGGACACCATGGCTCCATGCCTGCAGTGGCACCAGAACAGCAAAACAAGACGGAGTCTTCTCCTGAgttgcacagcggtctaaggcactgcatttcagtgcaagaggcatcactacagtccctggttcgaattcaggctgtatcacatccggccatgattgggagtcccatagggcggcacacaattggcccagcttcgtccgggtttggctgggggtaggccgtcattgtaaataagaatttgttcttaactgacttgcctagttaaataaaggttaaataaaaaaaaataaaacaccatCCAAGGCCAAAGAATAGATCAGAAATCTCAGTGAGACATCTCTCCTACAACACACATGTCTTTAACCAGTAGAAGTTAAACATAAAAAAATGAATTATTTGACACAGCTGtgtcaaccccccccccaagtAATCCGTCAAGCACCCTGATATATGGTATTGTTCATGTAAACCAGTGGTCctccaacctctcctcagggacccccagcCGTTCCAGGTATTTTATTTATTCTAGAGCTAACACcagattcaacttgtcaactaatcctCAAGCCCTTTGAATAGGTAAATCAGGTGAGCAAGTTCAGAGCTACCACAAAATAGTGAAATGTCTGgcggtccccgaggagaggtttgagaaccacggATGTAAACAATACCAAGGACAGACCACTTGCATGATCATAAAGCCATCGTTTTGTTTAAGGCAGCAGCATTGAAAGATACTAGTATAAACAACCAGATGTCCCACATTGAGAGAAATGGTGTGGAAGAAGGGGCTCCACACAACCACTGTTGATATCAGAATCACAGTGGCCAAACCAGCCTCACAGTCTCTCAGTATAGATCAAGCAGTCGTGTGAAAGGAacagaacatactgtatgtaaacaCCTCATCACAAATATTTTGTCACTTCAAATAGTTAGGACCTTTGTTAGGTCAATACCGCAGCAATATCTGCGTTGACCTTGCTTCTTCCTTTTGGTTTCCTTCGTCCTTGGTGGATGAGGTCAGGACAGGTGGATGAGGTCAGGACaggtggaggaggacagggagtcAGGACAGGTGGAGGACACTGACTGACCCAGGTTCAgttcatcctccctctcctggCGTCACCTGTCGAAGCAGCCTGCTGTGAAGGCGTGATGGGAGCCCAGGTAGTCTCCCCCGTAGGACAGGCCGAGACAGTGACGGGGCTCTGCAGCAAGGACCACTTGCATGGAGATGGGTCCCTGGAGGGGCAGGGAGGAGCCCAGTCCTGAGGTCAGGCTGGGGAAAGGGGGGAAGGCTCCCTGAGAAACCGAGCCTGAGAGGAGCCCTGTCTGGTGGGACTGGAGGTAGTCCTGAGACCCAACAGGGCCCAGAGCCTGGGACTCACCTAGCATGTGCATCTGGGAAACGGAAGTGGAGTGATGGGTGAGGTGCTGCTGGTAGCCGCCTGTCTGGAAGAGCATCTGCTGGGAGCCAGAAGAGGGTTGTATCAGGGTGGAGCAGGAGACTGTGGAGGGCGAGGGATGGGCCTGGGGTTGGAGAGGGCTCTGGACAGATGAAGAGTTGGACTTGGATTTGTTGGCCTGTTTCACATCATTGTCATGGGCACTACAGGGAGGAAAAGAGTGCAAATCATTACTTGACGACCTTTAGCTGATGGACATAAACATCAATATACAGAGGAAATAACTACGGGTCAATGGTATTGACAGTATGAAAAAGCTGTAGATATGAACCTTGCATTAACCCACCACAACATGAAGGACAAGTGCatacatgggaacaacacaacacaaacataaAAACTGCTGACTTCAGACCGACGATAAATGAAGTCTAGGCAGATGGCCGTCAGCTTGGTTTGTGGTCAGATTAATGTGGGTGTGCAGCACGTTATGTCAAGCAGTATTACAGCAGCATCAGCTTTATGCACTGGGTGAGGTGGTCCCAGGAGTATCCGGTGAGCAGGCGGAGGACGGTGGTCCAGCTGGGGGTGATCTGGAGACAGATGCGGGACGCCGCGATGCAAGCTGCCGTCACCTGGGACGGCCGGAAGCCCAGGAAGGCATGGTCTGGGACACACAGGCACAGATCCTCAGTTACATTTACTCAACAACGGATGGCCACACTAAAGAGGAAATCTGTCTTGCCCATTAAACCACCCACTGCTGTCACTATGAACTTCCACTCCTAATCTCCTCCTCACCTTGCAGTGAGACTTCCAGGAAgtagtgtgtgtatttgtccatGAAGGCTCTGGTCttgttgagggaggagagaggccagcCGTTGTGCAGGTCTCCGTCCTGTACAGCAGCATGGAGGTAGTAGTCTATGAAGTGTGCTGGCGTGGGCATACACAGGTTCCAGCCAAACGTCTCTAAGAGAAGCAGCTCCATCTTGACCAGATCCTTCTTGGTCAGTGACAGGTTCAGACTACACATGAAGCCCAGAGAATTGAGCTGCTCCAGCTTTGGCACACAGTCCTCCTTCTCCTCAAACTTACCTGGATGGGAAACAGTGTTATTGTGAGTGAAAAATCAAACACATGTTATGGGTCGTGTGAGAAAATACTGAATGTGCTCAAAAGACTGCTTATAAGATGTATAattcataacacacacacctccatcttCCCTTTCACTGGTCACAGCTAAATCCTCATCATGCATATCCCCCTAGAGTCAGATGCTCTAACAATGCAGAAGCCCTGACCTCTGGAGACCAGTCCTGGGCACTCAGGGAGAGGCCCTTTCAACAGATCAATGGAGGGTATGTGTGTTTGAGAAGGGGGCAAATAATTACCCCACTTTTCATTTTTTTAGGTCATTAAATATTCATGCATATATTCACCCCAGCAACTGAAAAGGCCCAGCAGTACTTATTAACACTTTTCTGTTAGCAAAATCATCCCCGCAGCCCTTCCTCtctcagagaggtgcaggggtaATCATTGTTCCACACCAGAAGGCAGAAACGGCCCTTAACAATGAGACCTCTCAATCTAAAACACAAATGTTGTCAATGTCCACGGCAAGCCTGTCCATGGCAACCCTGTCCACGGCAACCGTTCCGTTAGTCAGGCCTACATCTATTCTCTACAAGACATCTATTCTCTAGAAGTCACCATTGTGATTGTTCTGTTCAACAACTTTAATTACTACGCAGGCCAGGGTTGTGGGTAACGCAGGCCAGGGTTGTGGGTAACGCAGGCCAGGGTTGTGGGTAACGCAGGCCAGGGTTGTGGGTAATGCAGGCCTACTGGTTTTTACATGTGATAAGTTCCCTTGGTGACTGACAGAGGTCTGGGGGAGGCAGAGGCTCTTAAACACACAGCTCACACTAAACACAGCGCCTCAGACTAACCACGCAGTCACAGGCTTGCTCCACTATCCCCACTTTACTTTTTCACATCAATTATGATTCAAAAACATATATACAGGTATAGTTGAAAATGCAGCTTTCTGCACAAGAACAAACAACATACATCTGTCCTTGTAGAGGAAGGACATTATAACTGAAGTACTTCAGTCTCTATGAGATGACATGTTCTAGAGGGTAGTCTTACTGCTGCTCCATCTTTACCGGATCGACTGTGTTGCCGTTTGCTTACTGGctaggaggagacaggagagggcgaTGACGTAGAGCTGGCGGACTGCCACGTCGTAGTGGTCCATAAACAAGTCCAGGAAGTAGACGGCCAGGTGGCGAGCCACTGGGCACAGCTGGTAGCGGTTACTGAGGACAGCCAGCAGGTCAGCAAAGTAACGCCGCATCCTGATCTGAGGAGAGTGGGCCTTGTAGGTAGGCAACTTCAGctcctgaggagaggagacaaggagaggagacaagacaaATGAGAGAGACTAAGGATATTGCACAGTTGAATTGGGTATACCGAAAACAAAACAGCACTGTGTCAGGAGGCATGTAAccaaccagctctcacagtctcacgtcagattTAGACATTCGTCTATGTTTCTCAAATGTGaaagtgtttaaggttaggcattaactccacattgttaaggttaggcattacaTCTGAACATTTAAAGGcaaaggtttgggataggcttgataggcttaaaaacaaaaaaatataaaaaaacaactTTATTTCGCTGGATTCAAACATACAAACTTTGGAATCAGAAGCAGATGCTTACGCCCAACCATCATCCCTTTCCACAAAGCTctagcaaaaccaaaacctactGGAAGGTAACAGAGCTCGCCGTtgccccctagtggccggtttccacttCATATCCAGACGTCCCCAGACACGGACAGACGTCAAATtctgacttgtatcacaggtgaccttGCCAATGTAAGAGCATGTGCCAAGGctccactttaaaatgtgaagAACTGACAAGAAATTGCAACCCATTCTGGACCATGGGCCTAAAAGATAACTGAATATATTATGAATTGGTTTTGTATTTTTTGGAACTAAGCGACTTGTTTCTCCCATGCCTTCCAGACCCGTCGCCAGCTATAAAAGTCTACTCTTCCCAAAAATTGTTAACATTAATGTTGGAGGTAAAAAAATAACCCACTAACCTTTAAATATGTTATGGTTCATTTAAAAATATGCATCCCACAGACATCCATGTGAACAACGTATCCTATTTCAGACCTGGAAACAGTGACATACACATCTCTATTTAATTCTGTGTCTGGCAAGGTCACTGTTGCTAGGCAAAGGCAGACACCGAGGATCCAAATCCAACTCTTCCATATATCTCTCCCATCTATACGTAGCTCATATTCAAGAAGTCTGCTGTGGGAACCAGGGAGTCTCCCATGGTTATGCAAGCCCAGCCAGCCAGGCCACATGTCTCACAGCCATCTGTCTCCCTGGGGGTGAGGGGCCTGACCCTCTGAACACAGCCTTTTGTAGAGCACGGCTTTAATTTAGAGAACTCTACAGCTGTTTCTTGATCAGCTGAAAGCATGGTCTTGATATTCTGCAACACGCAGATCCAATTGGGTCAACGTTCTCCTGTCTTCTAGGGTTGGGCGTTATTTGGGGAGACCTCTTCTACGATATGCTAATTCAAATAGCATATCGTAGAATATGCTAATTCTGATATCCGATATCAATTGTTTTGCACCATTAATGACTAGATAATTCTAGACTGTGAAATTTGTCATCT
Above is a window of Oncorhynchus tshawytscha isolate Ot180627B linkage group LG30, Otsh_v2.0, whole genome shotgun sequence DNA encoding:
- the LOC112228266 gene encoding gastrotropin isoform X2, with the translated sequence MLPCLPSLTSPQPINSPYTMAFVGKWETETQEGYEEFCKLVGIPDDVIEKGRDYKLITEVVQNGNEFSWSQLYPTNKSVTNKFVIDQECDMETIGGKKFKATVTMEGGKLSTKFPKYHHTSEISGGKLIETSTVGSVVLKRTSKKI
- the LOC112228266 gene encoding gastrotropin isoform X1; translated protein: MLPCLPSLTSPQPINSPYTMAFVGKWETETQEGYEEFCKLVGIPDDVIEKGRDYKLITEVVQNGNEFSWSQLYPTNKSVTNKFVIDQECDMETIGGKKFKATVTMEGGKLSTKFPKYHHTSEISGGKLIEVKVSLWQKMVYIRRDDK
- the LOC112228265 gene encoding cyclin-J-like; this encodes MEREEQWWTCQLAADIHQSLRIKELKLPTYKAHSPQIRMRRYFADLLAVLSNRYQLCPVARHLAVYFLDLFMDHYDVAVRQLYVIALSCLLLASKFEEKEDCVPKLEQLNSLGFMCSLNLSLTKKDLVKMELLLLETFGWNLCMPTPAHFIDYYLHAAVQDGDLHNGWPLSSLNKTRAFMDKYTHYFLEVSLQDHAFLGFRPSQVTAACIAASRICLQITPSWTTVLRLLTGYSWDHLTQCIKLMLLAHDNDVKQANKSKSNSSSVQSPLQPQAHPSPSTVSCSTLIQPSSGSQQMLFQTGGYQQHLTHHSTSVSQMHMLGESQALGPVGSQDYLQSHQTGLLSGSVSQGAFPPFPSLTSGLGSSLPLQGPISMQVVLAAEPRHCLGLSYGGDYLGSHHAFTAGCFDR